In one Natrarchaeobius halalkaliphilus genomic region, the following are encoded:
- a CDS encoding DUF7521 family protein → MMSVIQATDTQLPSDYLLLLSASLIALGLALFIVFHAYRGYQRNSSVRMLYLACGLGLITVVPMTLSIGVNSLGQMVDLAPRVYTFYLPLATRVSEITGICTLLYSLLIKPSKSK, encoded by the coding sequence ATGATGTCCGTGATCCAGGCGACCGATACACAGCTGCCGTCCGATTATTTGCTACTGCTATCTGCATCGCTTATCGCCCTCGGATTAGCGCTGTTCATTGTGTTCCACGCCTATAGGGGATACCAGCGAAACAGCAGCGTCCGGATGCTGTACCTAGCCTGTGGTCTCGGCCTCATCACTGTTGTCCCCATGACGCTCTCAATCGGGGTTAACTCACTTGGACAGATGGTCGATCTTGCTCCCCGCGTGTATACCTTTTATCTTCCACTAGCGACACGAGTGAGCGAAATAACCGGGATTTGTACTCTGCTCTACTCCTTGCTTATCAAGCCTAGCAAATCTAAGTGA
- a CDS encoding winged helix-turn-helix domain-containing protein: protein MTDEADADEILALLDDQYAQVILQQTRNNAMSAKEISEICDISISTVYRRTERLVECGLLAERRVAQPDGTHYSLYEARLDELTVRLTDDGFKITVSEKATGDLADRFTDMWEGL from the coding sequence GTGACCGATGAAGCGGACGCAGATGAAATACTCGCTCTCCTTGACGATCAGTACGCGCAGGTAATCCTCCAACAGACACGGAACAATGCAATGTCGGCCAAAGAAATTAGCGAAATATGTGATATCTCAATCTCCACGGTCTACCGGCGGACAGAACGACTAGTCGAATGCGGACTTCTCGCTGAACGGCGCGTCGCACAACCCGATGGAACTCACTATAGTCTGTACGAAGCACGGTTGGATGAACTTACCGTTCGTCTCACTGATGATGGATTCAAGATAACGGTCTCAGAGAAGGCAACTGGCGATCTCGCTGACCGCTTCACTGATATGTGGGAGGGATTATGA